The Alosa alosa isolate M-15738 ecotype Scorff River chromosome 8, AALO_Geno_1.1, whole genome shotgun sequence genome contains the following window.
aaaatatgaAATGTACTCATAGTTCCAAAAGTGATAATGTGTGAAAGGCACAAATGATATGGGATCAGAATGGCTTAGCACAACCTCAATCCTGAGCTAATCAGAATGGCTTATTATTCACCAGTCAGTCACAATTCTACAGCACAAGCTATGGTAACAATGCTATCTCATGAGCTCTTCTGTTAGTGTCATacctttttaaaacaaacagTCTGTATGAGGAGCTGAAAAGAGGCTgacatcagtattaattctgAAGTGATTCTGATACGCTTTAGAGGTTAGTATCAGTTACATAATTATTTTGAAGGTCcagttgctgtttttttttctccttaaaTACTCTACAGTTGTATTTAGTACTTGATGTATATTGCAttatatgtaaataaaaacatatcaaTTAAACATTCCAATCATTGTTCAATTACAAAGTTACTTTTTCACTGAAAATCTCCATATGGCCACTGTAATCTCCATATGCTTAAATATTTCCAAGACAAGACCAAAGGAAATGTAGGTTGACATGTCTATTGCTCAAACACGATTCCTATCTGAGATTGTAAAAtattaatgaaaaataaaataacttttATCTAAAGGCATTCAAGTGAGTTGCCATATATATTCTGTTataacagagactttctaatgaggagacgcAACACtcaaatcctccatagaaatgcatggggctagtttgtaacgccgttACTACacatcacaccccttcctcggcaaaacgtcgacatgtgaatacatcgagccaatcatatggtgtgttgtgaagacatcgtgccaatcgtgttgtgatctcaccgctggagcaatattggtgttgtgaagccttgcgcacgtgcatttctgccgaaatggatgcccgacgagtgcccaaaaagcgttgccatatggcccactgagtggagggacttgcctaaaaggactggTTATAATCCCATCTCGTGAGTATACGAGTTGGCAGCATATTAAAGAAGTTAAGCATTGTGCCACAATGAGAAATTATTTCAGTCATTAACCAACAAACATTAACaaacatattttgatatttagtaTAATTCTTGAGTACAGCCTGTTATGAAAAAACTTGGATTCAAACAAGTTGATATGCACCAAAAAGCACTCAGATGAACCACTAGTGCAAGCAGTcactttattctccatgatctgtCTGTGAATATATATACTATTTAAAAGAAGTATTTTGACATTTATAAAACATACAGAAGTGACAATGGACAAGAGTTTAGAACAGTAAAACAAAGTGACAAAATCAGAAatctcaacaaaaaaaaaaaaaaaaaaaagacatttccaGTTTAGCCCATATCAGCAGTGTATATCATAACAAATGCTGTTTAGAACCCTCTGGTTTCTTCTCAAAGGAGAACCTTTAAGAGTACTGTACAGTATTGCGTTTAGATTAAGAACAGTTTAAAGAACCCGTGTTACACCTTATGCTCTTGGGTAAAAATGTACAGCGTCCACTACTTCTCTGCTAGTCGATAACTATGACCTCGCTGTCTGCTTCGTTGACCTGTGCGTTGTTAGACTCCAGGACCTGGACGATGTGTGCGGCGGATGGCCGCTTCCGAGGGTCCTCCTCCGTGCAAAGGCAGAAGAGCTCCGCCATGCGCTGGTAGGCTCCGCCCAGTGTCTCCATGTCCAGGGGCGGGCGGGTGCCCAGGCGCTCGTAGTAGGCGTCCTCGTCAAAGTCCTCCTCAAAAGACTCGTCTAGGCAGGGAGGGTGGAAAGAGCAAAAAGTCACCAAGAGGATATAATGTGTGAGAATAATTTTGTCCAAGGGTAAGCTACACATATTAATCAATTCAATGCACAAAATCCAGCGCCAATGTAAAGGCAAGGCAGCAATGTAACTATCCAAGGCAATTGAATGTgctcaatgtgctttacattatGAAATGTTGAGGATGAGGGAACATCTTGCTTAATCCCTGACTCCTCTACCATGTATGATGAAACATATTGATTGCAGTAACATGTGCATATAACAAgaacaatatacagtatttgcTGTGTGCATAAACCAACAATGACAAGACGTTCCTTTAAAAGGTCCTTAAAAGACTCCTGTCTTAAGAATAAGAATACCAACAGCTCACCGCCCCACTGTCACAGACATCAAATGCACCCGCTATACACTGATCCGAATGTAGGTCAATGGATCATAGATGACTCTGTaccttcatcttcctcatcatcgtcttcttcatcctcatcatccagcATCTCCAGATGAGGCATGGAGAGCGTCATCATCTCCCACAGCGTCAGGCCGTAGGCAAAGATGTCCGCCTTGTCTGTTATGACCCCTCCTTCCAGCGCCTCCTTGGGCTTCCATGGCTCTGTGCCAATGTAGCGAGCTTTTGGGTCACTCACTGATCAGAGAAACATAGGGGCACACACAGataaggaggagggagagagcagtagAGGTATCAGACCATTCACACCAAAaatgataacgataactataaccagaACGAACAACGATAAataaagtctctccttgtgttaatgaatgtgacagttaaaatttgatgggttctgactggctattagctttttatcgttccgaaaattgctctgaaagtgatccccaacgatatcgttcttcatgttgttatcgttatagtttatgtgtgaacgtcgtcattcatattaacgagaacgaatttatttatagttatcgttctttgtgtgaatgggcctttattGTCTGATTATCATTGGCAGTTTGGGCCACATCAAAGGTATCAGTTCCAATGACTAAGATGtggacaccaccaccaccaccaatacaAATACAGAGTTTTTAAACCTGTACAGACAGCTTTCTAAAGAGcaatttttaaatataattcaGCAGAGTGTGTAAAACAATGGAACGAAGCAaatattcaaacaaaacaaaaaattaaaCTCTTAAATGTCTCTTTACCCTGCATGTTCTCATCCAATCTGAGGGACACCCCTACATCACAGATCTTGACCGTATCAAAGTCGCCCCTGATGACCACATTACAGGACTTCATGTCACCGTGTAGTAGCTTCTTCTCATTGTGAAGGTACTGTAggaatacacacaaaacacaacataaacaaacacaaggaAATGTCTGAAACACAGCAGGAAGACTGGAATCAAACAAGGTAAAAAAGATAGAAAACAGTAAAGGTTACCCTAGTATAGGCTATTAAAGGCCTTAAAGCAAAGACaatttctgtgcctgaagttatccatccatttatcatccattttcaaatcttaaaacAGCCTGGCTCACATCTGAATTCTGGCACACTGCCTGAGAACTTTAAACCTATCAGAGGGCAGAGAGAACTTTCAAATGTCTGAAATACCTGAAGGCCTCGAGCCACATGCAGAGCCACTTTCTCGATGAGTGGAGCAGGGAAAGCCTTGagtccttcctccctcctcttctcaaTGAGATCATTGAGAGACTGCTCTCCCCCGTACTCCATGGCAAGACATTTGGAGCCATCCTTAGATGTTGTGAAAGCACGGAAACCTATATAACAGGGCACAATAGCAATGCCATAGTGTTAACTAAACACTGGCTTCAATCAGAAATGTTGTCCATAGCTTACCACATTTTTATGAGAAGCCACAGCACTTATGCAGCAAAATTCATAGGCTACTTCTGTACAGAAGGAGGCTTGGAAACATGCAATTTTCAGGTACAATTACCAACAATGTTGGGATGCTGTATGTCTTTCAGAATCTTCGCCTCGTCATTCAGACGTTTCTGGTACACATTCTGTTGGGTCTTTGCGCATTTGCTGTTGATCTTTTTAATGGCCCATGGAGAATGCGTCTGCTTTCCCATTCTGAAGAACAGTTGACAATATGGCATCACGGAATCATAGGGTTTACTCACAAAATCAATCCTTTAGAAACGTTTCAGGGATGTGTACGTGACATAACTGTACCTTTCCATCAGATAAACATTAACCCCTGTTCCACATCCCAACTTCTTCATAAAGGGAGACGCTGGAATCATGACGGGGGTTCCCGTTGCTGGACAAGTAGAGCGAAATAAAGTGTTACTTTTATATGTATGTTGATGGTTCCTCAACAGCGACGAAACTGATATCAAATATTAGACTTACGAGGGCTTttcacattcctccttttggGGGTCTTGAAGGCATTTGGACTGTTGTCTGCCATTTGTCTGTCAATGGACAAAAgggaaacagttgaattgaCGTAAGCGGCTAACGTTGCAGCGGAGGTTTGCTAGCCTTGGATGTGTTAGCAATCAGAACAGCACGATATGAGTACTAGATAGCCTACGTTACTTCTGCCATCAACTTCGGTCGTCTACTATCTCTTTTCAAATATAAGTAAAAGAAACTTGACTATTTGCTCATTTAAATGTTCACAAAGCCTACCTTCCTCACCTTGGACTGCTCAGTTAGTTGAGGAGGGAGACCGCGCCTATCATTCAAAAACCCAAAGCATTTCATGACGTCATTTTGTACAGGCACTACAAGTGGACAAACCTTGCAACCGACAAGATTCACTGTGAAGTATTTGCCAATTCTCCTGTGAGCTCTtagataaaaaacaaacaaacaaacaaacaaaacaactcaACAGAGTGCTCATTTGGGCATTGACAGCCTCTTTATGCTTTAGAAAAATTTAATAATCTCCATTctgcctataggctactgttacaaCAATTTATAATGGTGCATATGCTGAGGAGAATAATTTCCTGAGAGACTAATGTGATAAACTTCTTTATACAGTCTACGATGTCTGACAACCCACTTAACCATTGTcccactttacacacacacacacacacacacacacacacacacacacacacacacacacacacacacacacacacacacccacatttaAAGTATAATTTAGGCCAGACCTTTTCTATAAAACTGTTAATGTTGTTTAATTACATCGTGTATTTTTAGGTGTATTTTGAATTAAATagtgtatttaattaaaattcaGTAAGGATTAATAAGTCATCACTGGAAGAATATGTGGACTGGAGCGGCGGCATTCTGGGGGAAAAATGTGCTACAGTTTTGAAGGAAATTCTCCATATTCTCTGAAACATAGATTTTGTTCTGGTCATTTTCTGCTTGTGAAAATGTCTTTCTCCAGTGGATTTGTTTTACAGTGTGCTGCTCCCAAAGTGGGTGCGATTTAGTCTAGGGGGTACCTCTGTATAATAGTGTAGATTTAATTCTGGATGAGAACTATTAGAGTGTACATGATGAATAACAGTTTTTTTGCACATGGTGTGGCCCCATGCAATACTTGCCCTTTTTATTCATCTATTTGCACCTGCCCTACAAGCAAGCTATTCAGGTCACAtatttgtgcaagtgtgtgaacCTCACACTCTCCTCATCACAGATGGTCAAATAGAAACAAGGTATTGACCACATTTCCTGTCTAAAACGGAAAAAGTTACGACTCAGGGTTGAAGTAGGCTGTTAAAGTAGGTTAGCAGAGAGTCCTGCACTGAAACAGCAGTGATACACTGAACCCAACACCACAAAGTGGACGCTCAAGTGCGTAAGAACTGCTCTCATCACAATGTCAGGTAAACCAATTATTTGGACATTTTTTTCTCTGAAACTTCTGTAATGCTACCTGTGTTGTGCATTGAATTCGAATAGTGCagaaaaagtacaaaaatatttttgataataaaatattttacattTCAGATTGTGCACAAGCCTATATAGGTCTGGCATTGACCGGGCTGGCTTTGATGATTTCTGTGTGTCTCCACATTGTGTTCTGTTTCTGGAGAAGAATAGATCAAGGAAAAGGTGTGTAGATATTTAACCAGAACATTTCAGAGCTGTTAAGAAATGTAAATAATGACAAACATGTATATAGCCAGCTAGCCACATTTTAAAAGTGTTTCAGCGTTTAAAATTTAAGTCTCATCAAATTATGCCCTGGAAATTGTTTCATATTTTTGCAATATGTCTCAATGTGTAAGACAAAACCAAAATGTTTTGAAGATGAAAAGCAAAATATTTATTATCAGATGCTGAGAAGCACCTGAACATCTCTTCTGAACATCATGTTGAGAGGTACTTTATGAAGAGAGAACATTAATTCTGTGTGCATATTTTTACTCCACTCTTTGTTTTACATTATTAATGATAACTACATACTTGTCACAGTAATCGCCTTGAATGTTATGACTGAATAAGATGTAATGACCATTTTCAGGTGTGAGGAAAAACTACAAAAACAGGAAAATCAAATCTATGGAAATATATGCACAAACAGAAGGGgtaagtcctctctctctctgtctgtctctgtctttctctctcgcatgcacacacacacacacacacacacacacacacacacacacacacacacacacacacacacacacacacacacacacacacacacaccgttagaACTCTCACTGCAAACATTCTTCATCATCTATCAATTTTATTGTTGATTTCAGTTAAGTGTCTTTCACATTTGTCTTACTGCATGTACTCCAGAGTTGGACGCTTTGACAGAAATTTGCTATGTGCAGACGACACCCACAGACCACTGCTGAGATGAAAaggtatttattatatttatgaaTCTAATGACTCAGTTGATATTCTGTAAACATGGAAAACATTGTCTGAACAAGTTAAAATTGTACACACCACATCACTGACAGAGATGTTGAATAAGAAATAACACTTATGATTATTGATACGTACTAATTTATTAACCAATATGTCTGATCATAAAAaacttctactactactactactactactacagtaactatgcacacaggcacactggtagtgcacacacacaagtttgtcacacacacacacacacacacagatttgtaGAAATACTTGCGCAATGCAGATACAGACATTTATCCGGGTGTCATCAAATTATACCTCGTCTGTCAAAGCACTGTACACAAGTttgtaaagacacacacactaaaatattGTGAAATAAGGAGGTTATTGCAAAGGCAAAAAAACCATACAAACACCTGTAGTGGGTGGCAATCTGTTTTGTAGCGGGAGGCAATCTTTTTGTTTTCCTTGCAGCAAGCCATCCTCAGATGCTAGACTTGAACTCAGACAACAGCCCGCATCCTGCCAATGACAATCCCAAATCCAGGAATGCCTGCAACTGAGGTCTATTATGAAGGCCCAACTGATGCTTCTGTCCAGAACCACAGTTTGAGCTTTAGATAATCCTTTGAGTTCGTTCTTTGgctatctttttcttttttaggcCAGTCAATCTAGccccaaaaaacaaaacatttgcaACAGAAATGTCTCATAGTTTTATTGGTCCTAATACCCTCCTGAATCATATGCTAAAAGTCTACCGTCGTAgatggattggaataaatttgttTTCGAGATTAAAGGCCAAAGTTGTGCCCAACAAGTAAATTGAGTAGAATAGGGGAAAATGTTCAATTAATAGCTATCACTATGAAACATCTCCAGTTGATTAGTGACATTATaccaaagaaaaaatatattacaagtttttgagattttatgtttatattatgcaaattaggcatttatTCATAAAATACCATAACGTCTCTGCACACTGTGCAAGCTAGGGAGCAGTCGAGGCCAGACTTGAACTTGCAGCGCAAAAGCTCGAACAAAGATGAGGTGAAATTCAGCCAATCAGCATTTGGCAAATAGTTACTTACCATATTTAGAAGGATAGGGAAAAACTATAAAAAGTAAAGTGTGAGACACATCAGGGCTCCGTTCCAGTTTTCACCTGTTTTTGGTCTGACAACTTTTTGCTGCCATTACAGCAGAGCTAGAGTAGGGACCTTATTGcattttatacatttacattttatttcttacctgtaattgttttaaaaaatatactttatatTTTGGTTCTTTTGGTTCTGTAATAGTTTTTATTCTTGTGTAATAAACAATTTCTAGAGAAGGAGTTAAAAGACTTTGCCTGGTCACTCTTGAAAGGGAGTCACATTCCTCAAGCAGATGGACAGAATGCAGAGACAAGGTCTGTCTATTTACTGAGATGACTGCTGAAGGCACCATCCAGACACACTTACATTGACATGAATGACCAAGCTGAGAGGACTCCCTGCAGGTGCATGTCCTATGAATACAGTAATATAATATCAAATAACCATTAAATATATAGTCTCTGCAGAGTTatagtttttctcgattgctttgacctgcttggTCCTCATgaacactttctttgcacagcagaagtcatctcttgcaaatgtgtttctcacacccttttgcaaaacagttacagttttttttgatcgttttgatgcttgtatcaactctgacatcacatttttaaaacagttaacacccgtgtctgaaagcactctggccaaaatgacaaaTTTTGCTTGCTAAAGGCtattactctctcaaaacacacatggaACAGACACAGCAAAATGCTCCTTTTGAGAactatattttgtattttgttgtccaatgtgtaatgattgattgaaatcacacactGATTTGACAacaggatgtgttgtttgaaggcaagatttgcttttgctgcatgtttcaagtgttttgagagagtaacatccagcaaaatgtgtcattttggccagagtgcttttgttcagacggGTTTTAACTGTTTTCAGAattgacacaagcatcaaaacgatcgagaaaaactaaCACtcataaaacaaatgtgttgtccatatctggacacacagatgtgttagaaaacaaagcaaattgtgttttttttttcaacgcaagtttttttaacacatacagtattgtgtaacaaataaaaaaaaggaaacaacacaaactgcgTGTTGTCTCTATCTGGACACGGAGAGGtgtttaaaaacaacgcaagttgtgttgtttgcaacacattcattttaagagttaACTAAAGATCCAGTTTTGAAGGtctgtttttcttctctttttttccatcttCTTTGAATCAGAAAACTAAAACAGGAAACAATGACCCATCCTTTGACGACAAAAAATGTGTTGATGTGAATGTTCTTGTAGGTAGGTAACACTACATATCGGTGTACATGCAGGATGTATTAATATGATATGCACATTGGTCAATTTGCAATATTATGGCATCTCTCATTTAAACTCTTCCTTGGCAGAGTCCACAGTTAGTGTTCCATTCCATCAGAGTCCTTCAACCTCAAGCAGATCAAGGAAGAGTGTCAGCTCAAGAACTGGCTCCCTTCCAAAAGATCAATCCAGTAATTGCTCAAAATCACACTACAAATCACTcttatag
Protein-coding sequences here:
- the pbk gene encoding lymphokine-activated killer T-cell-originated protein kinase homolog; translated protein: MADNSPNAFKTPKRRNVKSPPTGTPVMIPASPFMKKLGCGTGVNVYLMERMGKQTHSPWAIKKINSKCAKTQQNVYQKRLNDEAKILKDIQHPNIVGFRAFTTSKDGSKCLAMEYGGEQSLNDLIEKRREEGLKAFPAPLIEKVALHVARGLQYLHNEKKLLHGDMKSCNVVIRGDFDTVKICDVGVSLRLDENMQVSDPKARYIGTEPWKPKEALEGGVITDKADIFAYGLTLWEMMTLSMPHLEMLDDEDEEDDDEEDEDESFEEDFDEDAYYERLGTRPPLDMETLGGAYQRMAELFCLCTEEDPRKRPSAAHIVQVLESNNAQVNEADSEVIVID